One stretch of Rathayibacter festucae DSM 15932 DNA includes these proteins:
- a CDS encoding Type 1 glutamine amidotransferase-like domain-containing protein: protein MSVHLIGGGGGAEHDPQLYGAFLAEAHDRAVDAGRIEGPRIAIVVVHDGLGPEVYAGWAATLATVGKLLPFAVMKPEGGRIDPAVFDDVDGIFVGGGLTPAYRDALEASFPRLRDLVSSGVPYAGYSAGAAVAADRAIVGGDRIGGVAVAPEHAAEELDEVTVLEGIGLVDVSIDVHAAQWGTLGRLVAAVEAGLVDGGVAIDESTVLTVGTGALRVRGAGSVWRASAGEAGVSVATLAAS, encoded by the coding sequence GTGAGCGTCCACCTGATCGGCGGCGGCGGCGGAGCGGAGCACGACCCGCAGCTCTACGGAGCGTTCCTGGCGGAGGCGCACGACCGCGCCGTCGACGCCGGCCGCATCGAGGGCCCGCGGATCGCGATCGTCGTCGTGCACGACGGCCTCGGCCCCGAGGTCTACGCGGGCTGGGCCGCGACGCTCGCCACGGTCGGCAAGCTCCTCCCGTTCGCGGTCATGAAGCCCGAGGGCGGCCGGATCGACCCCGCGGTCTTCGACGACGTCGACGGGATCTTCGTCGGCGGCGGACTCACCCCCGCCTACCGCGACGCGCTCGAGGCGTCCTTCCCGCGCCTGCGCGACCTCGTCTCCTCCGGAGTGCCGTACGCCGGCTACTCGGCGGGCGCCGCGGTCGCCGCCGACCGGGCGATCGTCGGCGGCGACCGCATCGGCGGAGTCGCCGTGGCACCGGAGCACGCGGCCGAGGAGCTGGACGAGGTGACGGTGCTCGAGGGCATCGGCCTCGTCGACGTCTCGATCGACGTGCACGCCGCGCAGTGGGGCACCCTCGGCCGCCTGGTCGCGGCCGTCGAGGCCGGACTGGTGGACGGCGGCGTCGCGATCGACGAGTCGACGGTCCTCACCGTCGGCACGGGCGCCCTGCGCGTCCGCGGCGCCGGCTCGGTCTGGCGCGCGAGCGCGGGCGAGGCCGGAGTGTCGGTCGCCACCCTTGCCGCGAGCTGA
- a CDS encoding phosphoribosyltransferase: MVSDADDSAALLAATEKEVLGWLEFGDAARHLADDVVASGYRPELVVAIARGGLLLAGAVAYALGIKSCGALNVEFYTGVEARLAAPVVLPPLLDEASVRGKRVLLVDDVSDSGHTLALSVDLIRAMGAEVQTVTLYTKPRTVLEPDFFWRRTPRWIVFPWSALPPVAGALAEDDE, encoded by the coding sequence ATGGTTTCCGACGCCGACGACTCCGCCGCCCTCCTCGCCGCCACGGAGAAGGAGGTCCTCGGCTGGCTCGAGTTCGGTGACGCCGCTCGCCATCTCGCCGACGACGTCGTCGCCTCCGGCTATCGTCCGGAGCTGGTCGTGGCCATCGCGCGCGGCGGTCTGCTGCTCGCGGGCGCGGTCGCCTACGCGCTGGGCATCAAGAGCTGCGGTGCGCTGAACGTCGAGTTCTACACCGGCGTCGAGGCGCGGCTGGCCGCCCCCGTCGTCCTGCCGCCGCTGCTGGACGAGGCGTCGGTGCGCGGGAAGCGCGTCCTCCTGGTCGACGACGTCTCCGACTCCGGCCACACCCTCGCCCTCTCGGTCGACCTGATCCGCGCGATGGGCGCCGAGGTGCAGACCGTCACGCTCTACACCAAGCCCCGCACGGTGCTCGAGCCCGACTTCTTCTGGCGGCGCACGCCGCGCTGGATCGTCTTCCCCTGGTCGGCGCTGCCCCCGGTGGCCGGCGCCCTCGCGGAGGACGACGAGTGA